From Toxorhynchites rutilus septentrionalis strain SRP chromosome 2, ASM2978413v1, whole genome shotgun sequence, a single genomic window includes:
- the LOC129768954 gene encoding putative nuclease HARBI1: protein MDSVLLPILAEQEEIGMPCYHRRNHRKSTDFIKLSDEAFIKSFRLSKEAFRYVLEEIENCLTTRKGGLSTEVKLAACLRFFAEGNYQHGAGQDYHIAIAQPTFSKVLTEMLNILERTLCKKWISLNMTEDEQRRAKLHFYQKTSIPGVIMCLDGTHVKIIPPKLNRNLFFNRKGFYSLNVLIVCDDQQRIRFVDPTFQGSNHDSHIWRVSPARTHFEQLHQNGEVNTKILGDAGYPSEPWLVTPFRAAEEGSLESDFNRRHALGRAIVERTIGLLKNRFRCILGARQLHYNPTKCAQIINVCCALHNICLEFGRSQ, encoded by the exons ATGGATTCCGTTTTGTTACCGATTTTGGCGGAGCAAGAAGAAATTGGAATGCCTTGCTACCATCGGCGAAACCACCGAAAATCAACCGACTTCATAAAACTTTCTGATGAAGC ATTCATCAAAAGTTTTCGTCTAAGTAAGGAAGCTTTTCGGTACGTTTTAGAGGAAATTGAGAACTGCCTTACCACAAGGAAAGGTGGTCTATCCACGGAGGTGAAACTCGCAGCATGTTTGCGATTCTTTGCTGAAGGAAATTATCAACATGGAGCAGGGCAAGATTATCACATTGCCATAGCACAGCCCACATTTTCCAAGGTGCTGACTGAAATGCTTAACATTCTGGAGCGGACACTGTGTAAGAAATGGATTTCCCTAAATATGACGGAAGACGAACAGCGGCGTGCTAAACTACACTTCTatcagaaaacatcaattcCGGGTGTTATTATGTGTTTGGATGGAACCCACGTAAAAATTATTCCACCTAAGCtgaatcgaaatttgttttttaatcggAAGGGATTTTATAGTCTCAACGTTCTGATT GTTTGTGACGATCAGCAAAGGATTCGTTTCGTTGATCCTACCTTCCAGGGATCTAATCATGACTCTCATATATGGCGTGTAAGCCCTGCAAGAACTCACTTTGAGCAGCTTCACCAAAATGGTGAAGTTAATACTAAGATTCTAG gtgatgctGGTTATCCATCGGAACCTTGGTTAGTAACGCCATTCAGAGCAGCGGAGGAAGGGAGTTTGGAGAGCGATTTTAATCGCAGGCATGCCTTGGGTCGTGCTATCGTCGAGCGGACAATCGGTTTACTAAAAAATCGGTTTAGATGCATCCTTGGCGCGAGACAACTTCACTACAATCCTACTAAATGCGCTCAAATTATAAATGTATGCTGTGCACTTCACAATATATGCTTAGAATTTGGTCGTTCTCAGTAG
- the LOC129768955 gene encoding uncharacterized protein LOC129768955, protein MEKNKNKTTTKNQFERIVLLLEQEPDIAKGFSRGNSGPFWDDLAAEVNSLGPPIRDGSGWKKVWADYKSGLKRKLAHNKREQRATGGGPNKIINLSELEEQAVLLTGLLATVEGIPGTSSHGKELGSPSGEPQAADQENFIYYGTSDECDGINNTIHFQPSQPKKSRPSTTRLLELQVEQQNKFHTNVKSLLKNTNKNLSDLVHYQRQSARAILSVDATLKEHLSEQKRHNHEMEKIALEKSIATNP, encoded by the exons AT ggaaaaaaacaaaaacaaaacaaccactAAAAATCAGTTCGAGCGGATTGTGCTGCTTCTGGAGCAAGAGCCGGACATAGCAAAGGGTTTCTCCCGAGGAAATTCCGGACCCTTCTGGGATGATCTGGCGGCAGAAGTCAATAGTTTGGGACCGCCTATTCGCGATGGAAGTGGATGGAAAAAG GTTTGGGCGGACTATAAGTCCGGATTAAAGCGAAAACTCGCTCACAACAAACGGGAGCAGAGGGCGACAGGTGGAGGacccaataaaattatcaatttgtcCGAGCTGGAGGAGCAGGCAGTTCTACTAACTGGGTTACTTGCGACCGTGGAAGGAATCCCGGGTACCTCATCTCATGGAAAAGAGTTGGGTTCGCCTTCGGGTGAACCTCAAGCTGCAGACCaggaaaattttatatattatggTACTTCCGACGAGTGTGACGGTATCAATAATACCATTCACTTCCAGCCCTCTCAGCCGAAAAAATCCAGACCTTCTACCACGAGGCTATTAGAGCTGCAAGTCgagcaacaaaacaaatttcacaCCAATGTGAAATCCCtgttaaaaaacacaaacaagaaTTTGAGTGATCTGGTTCATTATCAGCGCCAATCAGCTCGAGCGATTCTTTCCGTGGATGCCACACTCAAAGAACATCTGAGTGAACAAAAACGACATAACCACGAGATGGAGAAGATCGCGCTGGAGAAATCAATAGCGACAAATCCTTGA